The Cucumis melo cultivar AY chromosome 9, USDA_Cmelo_AY_1.0, whole genome shotgun sequence genome includes the window TATAAAACCATTGTTTACATATGAACTTAACAACTCTTTGTAATGGTATGAATTTTTAATCAAACAAAGAAAGCAAAATCATGAATGTTGTTAAATGTTAACGTCGAGTTTTGATATCAACGGTGAAATTGATTTAATAAACAAACACTCGATCGTAATTTGTTTGACATAAGTCTTATACTTagacattaatttttttcttgttaGGCAATTGAATGAGTCCACCAAATTCATAAAGTCAACAAAATTGATCTCTCCTATGGCCCTTCCAAATCCTTCCATAGGCCACGACTGCAATGGTTGTGAGCCACAAGACTTAGGCCAAATCCATAAACATATCAATGTGCCATCCCTACAATAAATAGACCATATTCAAAACTTCACCTAAAGCTAAATCCATATCCTTCAATAATGGAAAAACTTCCATTGAAGTTTCGTATTCTTCTCCACTTCCATTCCTTTGCCTCTTCCATAAGCCGCCGTTCCAACGTAACTGTTAACCGTTTCTTCATGTCCTTCTTCGACCCCAAATTCTCTCCTTCTTCTAAACCCCGCAACGGCGTCTCGACTTACGACGTCGTTTTCGACCCTTCTCATAATCTCTGGTTTCGtctctttcttccttcttcttcttctgctgATAAGAATGTTACTGATCTGCCCGTCGTTGTTTACTATCACGGCGGTGGGTTTGTGTTCTTTTCGGCTAACTCGATGGCTTACGATGATTTTTGTCGGAGACTCGCACGTGAGTTACGGGTGGCAGTTGTATCCGTTAATTATCGACTTTCTCCGGAACATCGTTGCCCGATTCCTTATGAAGATGGATTTGATGCTTTGAAATTTCTTGATGGCATGGATTTGGATGATGGTGGTTTTCCGGTGAAATTTGATGTTAGTCGGTGTTTTCTCGCGGGTGATAGTGCCGGCGGCAACTTGACTCACCATGTCGCCGTCAGAGCCGGCGGCTATAACTTCAAGAAGCTGAAGATTAAAGGTTAGTACTCTTgatgtcatatatatatatacatataatgtGTGCCATTCGAATTTTTGTTTGTTGATTTAATCTAATGCATATTAGGTTATGCATTTCTATTATCCATTTTGTAAATTTTAGGAGTTTAAAGaatgaaatttgaaagaatAATAGATATGATAAACTTAAAGAAAAAtggtttaaattaaattagtcgTTTAGAGTTTTAATTGTTTCAAGTCGAAATTTACGGATATGGTTTGGTAttgggttgaatttgaaaaATGTTTGTCGATAGTTGTtaaaaacttttgaaataaTATCGATAATCATAACTAAATAATTCGTTGAGTTTCAAAAATTATCTTTTGATATATTATAAGTTTTATATATAGTTGATTCAAAGTCAGTTTATTTCATTTCAAACCCACTGTACTGTTTTCTACGATAATTATTCTAATTTAATTATAACAAAATGATCGAATTCATCGTTCAATTTGAATGGTGatttcaaataaaagaaaaagaagaaaaataatttaatgcATTATGAGCATCGCCATCCACCTgataactttcttttttttttttttttaatattttaatgtTGTTTATGTAAATACCGAAAAATAGATGCATAAAGATTACCGAAATGCACCTAAATATTATTGAAAAAAGACGaacatccacttgatattttggcCAAAGATGATATTTTTCGTAAAAATAGTATTTGTGTACATTCAATCAATCAAACAACCAAATTTTGattgacattttaaaatgtACACTTGTAGTGGTTGAGTTTTGAAAGATATAATTAGGAGGACATCATATtatattgttgttattattattattattattttaatttgctgatgtcattttttttatatcccAATCTTTTTCGATTTCTCCCACCTTAAGttgtattataatattttttttttaaaaaaatcattttcatataaaatttgaaatatctTATTCTCGAGTACATATAAGTGTCAGTTGAACTGAGTTTATATAGACAATGAAAAAGATCTCATTTGTAAATAAAAGTCCATAACTCAATTGTCATAGTGTTTGTACTATCAAACTTGAAGTTAGAAGTTGGATTCTCCGTTCCAATCACTTTGCAagaataaatcaaaataatcaCTAAAACAAACCTCTTACAAAAAATTATCTTAtaaaccaaaatcaaaagaataataataataataaataaataaataaaaaaaaaactctgcCTCATCTCATCTA containing:
- the LOC103498628 gene encoding probable carboxylesterase 18 is translated as MEKLPLKFRILLHFHSFASSISRRSNVTVNRFFMSFFDPKFSPSSKPRNGVSTYDVVFDPSHNLWFRLFLPSSSSADKNVTDLPVVVYYHGGGFVFFSANSMAYDDFCRRLARELRVAVVSVNYRLSPEHRCPIPYEDGFDALKFLDGMDLDDGGFPVKFDVSRCFLAGDSAGGNLTHHVAVRAGGYNFKKLKIKGIIAIQPFFGGEERVESEIKFSKSPMLNLKQSDWYWKAFLPKGCDRNHPAAHVFGPGAGDDISKVKFPATLLILGGKDQLVDWGKRYYEWLKDECGKEVDLVEYPNAIHGFYIVPELKDSSLLIKDMNDFIHKLIGTLN